A genomic window from Macaca thibetana thibetana isolate TM-01 chromosome 16, ASM2454274v1, whole genome shotgun sequence includes:
- the G6PC1 gene encoding glucose-6-phosphatase catalytic subunit 1, translating into MEEGMNVLHDFGIQSTHYLQVNYQDSQDWFILVSVIADLRNAFYVLFPIWFHLQEAVGIKLLWVAVIGDWLNLVFKWILFGQRPYWWVLDTNYYGNTSVPLIKQFPVTCETGPGSPSGHAMGTAGVYYVMVTSTLSIFRGKKKPTYRFRCLNVILWLGFWAVQLNVCLSRIYLAAHFPHQVVAGVLSGIAVAETFSHIHSIYNASLKKYFLITFFLFSFAIGFYLLLKGLGVDLLWTLEKAQRWCERPEWVHIDTTPFASLLKNLGTLFGLGLALNSSMYRESCKGKLGKWLPFRLSSIVASLVLLHLFDSLKPPSQVELVFYVLSFCKSAVVPLASVSVIPYCLAQILGQPHKKSL; encoded by the exons atggaggaaggaatgaatgTTCTCCATGACTTTGGGATCCAGTCAACACACTACCTCCAGGTGAATTACCAAGACTCCCAGGACTGGTTCATCTTGGTGTCCGTGATTGCAGACCTCAGGAATGCCTTCTACGTCCTCTTCCCCATCTGGTTCCATCTTCAGGAAGCTGTGGGCATTAAACTCCTCTGGGTAGCGGTGATTGGAGACTGGCTCAACCTCGTCTTTAAGTG GATTCTCTTTGGACAGCGTCCATACTGGTGGGTTTTGGACACCAACTACTACGGCAACACTTCTGTGCCCCTGATAAAGCAGTTCCCTGTCACCTGTGAGACTGGACCAG GGAGCCCCTCTGGCCATGCCATGGGTACAGCAGGTGTATACTACGTGATGGTCACATCTACTCTTTCCATCTTTCGGGGAAAGAAAAAGCCGACCTACAGATTTCG GTGCTTGAATGTCATTTTGTGGTTGGGATTCTGGGCTGTGCAGCTGAACGTCTGTCTGTCACGAATCTACCTTGCTGCTCATTTTCCTCATCAAGTTGTTGCCGGAGTCCTGTCAG GCATTGCTGTTGCAGAAACATTCAGCCACATCCACAGCATCTATAATGCCAGtctcaagaaatattttctcattaccTTCTTCCTGTTCAGCTTCGCCATCGGATTTTATCTGCTGCTCAAGGGACTGGGTGTAGACCTCCTATGGACTCTGGAGAAAGCCCAGAGGTGGTGCGAGCGGCCAGAATGGGTCCACATTGACACCACGCCCTTTGCCAGCCTCCTCAAGAACCTGGGCACCCTCTTTGGCCTGGGGCTGGCTCTCAACTCCAGCATGTACAGGGAAAGCTGCAAGGGGAAACTCGGCAAGTGGCTCCCATTCCGCCTCAGCTCTATTGTAGCCTCCCTCGTCCTCCTGCACCTCTTTGACTCCTTGAAACCCCCGTCCCAAGTCGAGCTGGTCTTCTACGTCTTGTCCTTCTGCAAGAGTGCGGTAGTGCCCCTGGCATCCGTCAGTGTCATCCCCTACTGCCTCGCCCAGATCCTGGGCCAGCCACACAAGAAGTCATTGTAA